One segment of Vagococcus martis DNA contains the following:
- a CDS encoding WxL domain-containing protein — MPEGEKKDMKKIIASSAVCLIALGTGLSVSASSISMDGKKGETDVRIGFENDSTVDPVEPGTIGLSRIPTAFDFGQSNRVIDQPQIIKTHNANSQAPQYLAVNDLRAEQKGKWEVNATASDIVNMDQDKSTDKLTGANISFTSNGMSFADTTANGKAFSNDAFGVSSVSKLGAGQTQQVLNTTDASTLGSKEVGAQITDVSLYVPANVGTPNALYTGTVTWTLDNVTQG; from the coding sequence ATGCCAGAAGGAGAAAAGAAGGATATGAAAAAAATTATTGCAAGTTCAGCTGTATGTTTAATTGCTTTAGGTACAGGATTAAGTGTTTCAGCAAGTAGTATTAGTATGGATGGTAAAAAAGGTGAGACAGATGTACGTATTGGTTTTGAAAATGACTCAACAGTAGATCCAGTTGAACCAGGAACAATTGGTTTATCAAGAATTCCTACAGCATTTGACTTTGGCCAATCAAACCGTGTTATCGATCAACCACAAATTATCAAAACACACAATGCTAATTCGCAAGCTCCTCAATATTTAGCAGTAAATGATTTGAGAGCTGAACAAAAAGGAAAATGGGAAGTAAACGCAACAGCTTCTGACATTGTCAACATGGACCAAGATAAATCAACTGACAAATTAACAGGAGCAAATATCTCGTTTACATCTAATGGCATGTCATTTGCTGATACAACTGCGAATGGAAAAGCATTCTCAAATGACGCATTTGGTGTATCTTCAGTATCTAAATTAGGCGCTGGACAAACTCAACAAGTTTTAAATACAACTGACGCTTCAACTTTAGGAAGCAAAGAAGTTGGTGCTCAAATTACTGATGTATCATTATATGTTCCTGCAAACGTTGGAACACCTAATGCTTTATATACTGGTACAGTAACATGGACATTAGATAACGTAACTCAAGGTTAA
- a CDS encoding IclR family transcriptional regulator has protein sequence MKDNQLKPYGTVLIKAAKILDCLAETAGDITLKEVAELSGLTTSTALKILDTLILIGYVTRNEKSKTYYLGPSLVKYSQVYSSNSMLKNIAEPSLEKLQLEVDETIHLGMSNNNELIYIDKLEPKEKSIYMSSKVGASKPLYSTGMGKVFLSAYNDEELANYFEKVPLKAYTENTITNQFLMTKELQKIKETNIAYDDEEMEEDCYCIAMPIMTKQGRIEGAFSVSMPKFRVNEELKKSVIDKMLEAKKTIEKSLN, from the coding sequence GTGAAAGACAATCAGTTGAAACCATATGGCACAGTATTGATTAAAGCAGCTAAAATATTAGATTGCCTAGCAGAAACAGCAGGAGATATTACATTAAAAGAGGTTGCAGAATTATCAGGCCTGACAACATCTACGGCGTTAAAAATATTGGATACATTAATACTTATTGGATATGTCACACGAAATGAAAAAAGTAAAACATATTATTTAGGGCCTAGTTTAGTCAAGTATAGTCAAGTTTATTCGAGTAATTCAATGTTAAAAAACATAGCTGAACCAAGCTTGGAAAAACTTCAGCTGGAAGTAGATGAAACGATTCATTTAGGAATGTCTAATAATAATGAATTAATCTACATAGATAAACTAGAACCTAAGGAAAAGTCGATTTATATGTCATCTAAGGTAGGAGCAAGTAAGCCTCTTTATTCGACGGGAATGGGGAAAGTGTTCTTATCGGCTTATAATGATGAAGAATTGGCCAATTATTTTGAAAAGGTTCCATTAAAGGCTTATACAGAAAATACTATTACCAATCAATTCTTAATGACGAAAGAATTACAGAAAATAAAGGAAACAAATATTGCCTATGATGATGAGGAAATGGAAGAAGATTGTTATTGTATTGCTATGCCTATAATGACTAAACAAGGACGGATTGAAGGAGCGTTTAGTGTTAGTATGCCAAAATTTAGAGTGAATGAAGAATTGAAAAAATCTGTGATTGATAAAATGTTAGAGGCGAAAAAGACTATTGAAAAAAGTTTGAATTAA
- the pepI gene encoding proline iminopeptidase, translating to MKVTEGYMPFLEYQTYYRIVGEASEKTPLLLLHGGPGSTHNYFELLDELAEDGRQIVMYDQLGCGLSSIPDKPELWTAKTWLDELIALREYLGLERVHILGQSWGGMLLIKYMCDKQPSGVESIILSSTLSSAALWKQEQHRLIKLMDEKAQDAIAYAEENNDFSKPEYLKANDIFMQRHAGDMPTKTSPEPLRRQKTRGEQAYLYAWGPNEFFPMGALKTFDYTAQLHQIKVPALIISGADDLCTPVIAKTMYDEIPNATWELFKHSRHMPFVEERDKYINILTSWFEN from the coding sequence ATGAAGGTCACAGAAGGATACATGCCGTTTTTAGAGTATCAAACATATTATCGAATTGTCGGAGAAGCATCTGAAAAAACCCCTTTATTGTTGTTACATGGGGGACCAGGGTCGACACATAATTATTTTGAATTATTGGACGAACTGGCAGAAGACGGGCGACAAATAGTCATGTACGACCAATTGGGTTGTGGTTTGTCATCTATTCCTGATAAACCAGAGTTGTGGACAGCTAAAACATGGCTAGATGAGTTGATTGCACTAAGAGAATATTTAGGTCTAGAAAGAGTTCATATCCTTGGGCAATCATGGGGAGGGATGTTGCTTATTAAATATATGTGTGACAAACAACCTAGTGGTGTAGAAAGTATTATTTTATCGAGTACCTTATCGTCTGCGGCATTATGGAAACAAGAGCAACATCGTTTAATCAAATTAATGGATGAAAAAGCGCAAGACGCTATAGCATATGCTGAAGAAAACAATGATTTCTCAAAACCAGAGTATTTAAAAGCCAATGACATATTTATGCAACGACATGCAGGTGATATGCCAACTAAAACATCTCCGGAACCTCTTAGACGTCAAAAAACTAGAGGAGAGCAAGCATATCTGTATGCGTGGGGACCAAATGAATTCTTTCCTATGGGAGCATTAAAAACATTTGATTATACCGCTCAGTTGCATCAAATTAAGGTGCCTGCCTTAATTATTAGTGGGGCGGATGACTTGTGTACCCCTGTGATTGCCAAGACAATGTATGATGAAATTCCAAACGCAACCTGGGAGTTATTTAAACACAGTCGACATATGCCGTTTGTAGAAGAACGAGATAAATACATTAACATATTAACTAGTTGGTTTGAAAACTAA
- a CDS encoding VanZ family protein, with protein MPSYAVPLSTAFIWFAVISFLGTMPWTIYQYRKYGYFNFWRNLVFFSFIYYCLTAFFLVSLPLPKNRHDIEFKHHVYTQLKPFNFLKDFTTIPGFEAGNPRTYIKLVKSFTFLQVIFNIMLLLPLGVYLRFFFKKAKKWYVALPIIFSTTLFFEVSQLTALFGYYEYPYRLFDVDDLMMNTLGGMIGFFVAPILLFFIPSRDQLHKQDDSYTSDHIASYGSQLVEVLLTLAVSQIIGSLLSTFIFRGSYMYSAKLVTSFLFMVVLPFMMKGTTVGGKIIKLTLHLPEKKPVASLIYRFILIFTPSLVSRLGQSIYDFYSDNVYMILFQLLYSLITFFVWASFLFIIIRDWIKKKDVVFFNHLSRISFIRK; from the coding sequence ATGCCATCATACGCTGTGCCATTATCAACGGCATTTATTTGGTTTGCGGTGATATCATTTCTTGGGACGATGCCTTGGACGATTTATCAATACCGAAAATATGGTTATTTTAACTTTTGGCGTAACCTAGTATTTTTTAGTTTTATCTATTATTGTTTGACTGCTTTTTTTCTAGTGAGCTTGCCACTACCTAAAAATCGACACGATATAGAATTTAAGCATCATGTGTATACTCAGTTAAAACCTTTTAATTTTTTAAAGGATTTTACAACCATACCTGGATTTGAAGCAGGCAATCCTAGGACATATATCAAGTTAGTGAAGTCTTTTACGTTTTTACAAGTTATTTTTAATATCATGTTACTATTGCCTTTAGGGGTGTATTTACGTTTCTTTTTTAAGAAAGCGAAAAAATGGTACGTCGCATTACCGATTATATTTAGTACGACATTATTTTTTGAAGTATCACAGTTAACGGCTTTATTTGGATACTATGAGTACCCATATCGTTTATTTGATGTGGATGATTTGATGATGAATACTTTAGGAGGAATGATTGGCTTTTTTGTTGCACCAATATTATTATTCTTTATTCCGAGTCGAGACCAACTACATAAACAAGATGACAGTTACACATCCGATCATATTGCATCATATGGTTCTCAACTAGTTGAAGTCCTACTAACATTGGCTGTTTCTCAAATTATAGGATCGCTGTTATCAACGTTTATTTTTCGAGGAAGTTACATGTATTCAGCAAAATTAGTGACGAGTTTTCTTTTCATGGTGGTTCTGCCCTTCATGATGAAAGGGACAACTGTAGGTGGGAAAATAATCAAACTCACATTACACTTACCAGAAAAGAAACCAGTCGCGTCACTTATCTATCGCTTTATTCTTATTTTTACTCCGTCACTTGTCAGTCGTTTGGGTCAAAGTATTTATGATTTTTATTCTGATAATGTTTATATGATTCTATTCCAACTATTGTATTCACTGATCACATTTTTTGTGTGGGCCAGTTTTTTATTTATTATTATAAGAGACTGGATTAAGAAAAAAGACGTGGTATTTTTTAATCACTTATCTAGAATATCTTTCATAAGAAAATAA
- a CDS encoding PTS lactose/cellobiose transporter subunit IIA: MMDEKNMQMIMGLIMHSGDAKSHAMEAIQAAKTNDFAAAEVSLNEAKESLIKAHQSQTEMLTKEAQGVPTEITLLTVHSQDHLMTSIAFTDLAKEMVDLYKVIDKNNH, translated from the coding sequence GTGATGGATGAGAAGAACATGCAAATGATTATGGGACTCATTATGCATAGTGGAGATGCTAAAAGCCATGCGATGGAAGCAATTCAGGCAGCAAAGACAAACGATTTTGCAGCAGCAGAAGTAAGTCTAAATGAGGCGAAAGAATCTTTGATAAAGGCACATCAATCTCAAACAGAGATGCTAACCAAAGAAGCTCAAGGAGTGCCAACAGAAATAACACTTCTGACCGTGCATAGTCAAGACCATTTGATGACGAGTATAGCCTTTACTGACTTAGCTAAAGAAATGGTAGATTTATATAAAGTAATTGATAAAAATAATCATTAA
- a CDS encoding APC family permease — protein MSSKPDSTTKSTNKQGQGYISTYALIMMNVAIVAGLGNDAQQAFYGLSSVTLFAIGALVFFVPTALVAAELAGGWSERGGIFRWVGEGMGKGWAFTCLLILWFQTTFNLGAGMPNFAATIGFFTPNYDWAVKFAKNPSHELIIMCLFLAVFWLVTWLATRGAKTFSSISKYGVTIGTIIPLATIMILVIVWLVQGHTPAIKLEPSGLVPKWHGMSTLALAAGVFFSYAGIDLNAAHIKQLKNPKKQFPIAMLVAGLIAFLVFVVGTLIIAIVIPEKNINIIYALYSLYHELGATIGAPWMYMIFVYVGFFATLAMWITNLAGPSFMLGQAGRSGFLPKQLQSNNKHGMPSKMLYLQAICVTAIAFVVKLLPNVEGFFVMITQTVTILYMLYYVLMFVSFLRLRYTQPNRPRTFTVPGGKVGAWLVSIIGLAACVFGIALSLYPPAQVKKEVGSGTVYVVTILVLLAIVLLLAFGIYQASKRHDWVDKDNQFAPFTWEIEGFDKPKKALSNIPSELLSHYQDPMGMPIKQTFDPNETMDEFNKKLGSKVVTQTTATPKESPDTTKK, from the coding sequence ATGAGTAGTAAACCAGATAGTACGACCAAAAGTACCAATAAACAAGGTCAAGGATATATTTCAACGTATGCGTTGATTATGATGAATGTTGCTATTGTTGCTGGGCTAGGAAATGATGCCCAACAAGCGTTTTATGGATTGTCGTCGGTGACGTTATTTGCAATTGGTGCACTTGTATTCTTTGTTCCAACAGCTCTTGTAGCAGCCGAACTTGCGGGCGGTTGGTCTGAGCGTGGCGGGATTTTCCGTTGGGTTGGTGAAGGTATGGGGAAAGGCTGGGCGTTTACGTGTTTGCTGATTCTATGGTTCCAAACGACGTTTAACCTCGGAGCAGGTATGCCTAACTTTGCAGCAACGATTGGATTTTTTACGCCTAATTATGATTGGGCTGTAAAATTTGCCAAAAATCCGTCTCATGAATTAATTATTATGTGTTTGTTTTTAGCTGTATTTTGGCTAGTAACCTGGTTAGCTACTCGTGGAGCTAAGACGTTTTCTAGCATTTCTAAATACGGTGTAACAATTGGGACGATTATTCCCTTAGCAACGATTATGATTCTAGTGATTGTTTGGCTAGTGCAAGGCCATACACCAGCTATTAAACTAGAACCAAGTGGACTTGTTCCTAAATGGCATGGTATGAGTACCTTAGCACTTGCAGCAGGGGTATTTTTCTCATATGCAGGGATTGATTTAAATGCCGCTCATATTAAACAACTAAAAAATCCTAAAAAACAATTTCCAATTGCCATGCTTGTAGCAGGGTTAATTGCCTTTTTAGTGTTTGTTGTTGGAACACTGATTATTGCGATTGTGATTCCAGAAAAAAATATTAATATTATCTATGCATTATATTCTTTATATCATGAATTAGGTGCGACGATTGGTGCTCCTTGGATGTATATGATCTTTGTCTATGTTGGATTCTTTGCGACACTTGCTATGTGGATTACCAACTTAGCAGGTCCATCATTTATGTTAGGTCAAGCTGGACGCAGTGGCTTTTTACCAAAACAATTACAAAGTAACAACAAACATGGTATGCCATCAAAAATGCTTTATTTACAAGCTATCTGTGTAACGGCTATTGCATTTGTCGTTAAACTTTTGCCAAACGTTGAAGGATTCTTTGTTATGATTACTCAAACTGTCACCATTCTTTACATGTTATATTATGTGTTGATGTTTGTCTCATTCTTGCGTTTGCGTTACACTCAACCAAACCGTCCAAGAACATTTACTGTTCCTGGTGGAAAAGTAGGAGCTTGGTTAGTGTCTATTATTGGTTTAGCAGCATGTGTCTTTGGTATTGCGTTATCACTTTACCCACCAGCTCAAGTTAAAAAAGAAGTTGGCTCTGGTACAGTGTATGTTGTGACTATTTTAGTGTTACTTGCGATCGTATTACTACTTGCGTTTGGTATTTACCAAGCCTCTAAACGTCATGACTGGGTAGATAAAGACAATCAATTTGCACCATTTACATGGGAAATTGAAGGATTTGATAAACCTAAAAAAGCATTGTCTAATATTCCAAGTGAATTGTTATCTCATTATCAAGATCCAATGGGTATGCCGATTAAACAAACGTTTGATCCAAATGAAACCATGGATGAATTTAATAAAAAACTAGGAAGTAAAGTGGTTACTCAAACCACAGCTACACCCAAAGAAAGTCCTGATACAACTAAAAAATAA
- a CDS encoding C1 family peptidase, which yields MSRPLTSERINEMKKDFNSNRGNQVAQTAATTNGLFKAAENIRSIDDNNFNFSIDVDTHQVTNQRHSGRCWMFSCLNVIRFQIEKQYNIENFELSQNYLFFYDKLEKANYFYQNILDTSGEELSSRDVQFLLNSPQQDGGDWNLIISLVEKYGVVPKYEMDESSCSMDSTELNTLLNRKLRADAIVLRRMMNSNKTNDEIKAFIDEQLVEVYRILSIALGTPPETINFTFRDKDKKYTSYQNLTPVEMYQKYVDIDLNDYAIIINVPTESMPFDQTFEVELSGNMVDGKPNRYLNVEMDELKKLTIKQLKSGEPVWFACDVLKHFDRQKGIMSDSLYKFKELFDLDFNMTKGERFNYRESLPTHAMVIAGVNIVDDKPTKWKVENSWGDTIGDKGFCVMDDKWMTDYLFEVVVRKEFLTDTQRANLEKDATVLPFWNPMNPITPMI from the coding sequence ATGTCTAGACCACTTACTAGTGAACGAATCAACGAAATGAAGAAAGATTTCAACTCAAATCGAGGAAATCAAGTTGCCCAAACAGCTGCGACAACTAACGGATTATTTAAAGCAGCAGAAAATATCCGATCAATTGATGATAATAATTTTAACTTTTCAATTGATGTAGACACTCACCAAGTAACGAATCAACGTCATAGTGGACGCTGTTGGATGTTTTCATGTTTGAATGTTATCCGATTCCAAATAGAAAAACAATACAACATTGAAAACTTTGAATTATCACAAAATTATCTCTTTTTCTATGACAAATTAGAAAAAGCAAACTATTTTTATCAAAATATTTTAGACACATCAGGCGAAGAATTATCAAGCAGAGATGTGCAATTCTTATTAAACTCACCACAACAAGATGGTGGCGATTGGAATTTAATTATATCGTTAGTTGAAAAATATGGCGTTGTACCAAAATATGAAATGGACGAGTCAAGCTGTAGTATGGATTCAACAGAATTAAATACTTTATTAAATCGTAAACTACGTGCGGATGCGATTGTATTACGTCGCATGATGAATTCAAATAAAACAAATGATGAAATAAAAGCATTTATTGATGAACAATTAGTAGAAGTGTACCGCATTCTTTCTATCGCTTTAGGGACACCACCTGAAACAATCAATTTTACATTTAGAGACAAAGATAAAAAATATACCTCTTATCAAAATTTAACACCAGTAGAAATGTATCAAAAATACGTTGATATTGATTTAAATGATTATGCGATTATTATCAATGTCCCAACAGAATCTATGCCGTTTGATCAAACATTTGAAGTAGAATTATCTGGCAACATGGTAGATGGTAAACCGAATCGTTATTTAAATGTTGAAATGGATGAATTGAAAAAATTAACCATTAAACAATTAAAATCAGGTGAACCAGTTTGGTTTGCATGTGACGTATTAAAACATTTTGACCGTCAAAAAGGCATTATGTCAGACAGTCTATATAAATTTAAAGAATTATTTGACTTAGATTTTAACATGACAAAAGGTGAGAGATTCAACTATCGTGAAAGCTTACCAACTCACGCGATGGTCATTGCGGGGGTAAATATTGTCGATGACAAACCAACTAAATGGAAAGTAGAAAATAGTTGGGGAGACACTATTGGAGATAAAGGTTTCTGTGTCATGGATGATAAATGGATGACAGACTATCTATTTGAAGTAGTGGTTAGAAAAGAATTTTTAACTGATACGCAACGCGCTAATTTAGAAAAAGACGCGACAGTATTGCCATTCTGGAATCCAATGAACCCAATTACACCAATGATTTAA
- a CDS encoding amino acid permease — protein sequence MDNKSGIKTPVSASVKPVASETQATNTASKKGALSKITLATFIGLTFSLVAGPYYSTLTATGWNMFLFMGIAVIGFALPIALISGEFGTTFPGQGGPELWVKNTLGPKWGFVTSWLIWAAMFPSMVVVGTGFAPMVALLLKKESLIENSMFTLAVILGLVWCMTLLNLKFDMAKVNGKFGIWLGLYIPVVMLFILGVFTFVKIGLNPDSILGTFSWSKLVPKSFTSGSGMYFSGIIFIFLGIEMSSVFITRLKKPSQQYAKGVITSLILLALFSLVNSFLVANVIPAGKIQLNNGAQPLQLFADRLGLPYFVVQIFCLLSIVSVLTNMSTWFISAQKTITASAREGDFPEKFKFWKTNKFNSSNTLLFVQAIAITILSGAYVVIPGINKVFVIITNSGTMIYCLAYTLMALGFIAMRRKSPDTEHPFRVGKKGNGLGFFFAGLLMVTIVFALTLTFMSNTIENLIFVLIFVGILFSIPLIIYNKKKASWLTDVQKEMAKDSTQTTNK from the coding sequence ATGGACAACAAAAGTGGTATTAAAACACCTGTATCAGCAAGTGTTAAACCAGTAGCAAGTGAAACTCAAGCTACTAACACTGCAAGTAAAAAAGGTGCTTTATCAAAAATAACATTAGCAACATTTATTGGGTTAACATTTTCTCTAGTAGCAGGGCCTTATTACTCAACTTTAACTGCAACAGGCTGGAACATGTTTTTATTCATGGGTATTGCTGTGATTGGGTTTGCTTTACCAATTGCTTTAATATCTGGAGAGTTTGGGACAACATTTCCTGGTCAAGGTGGTCCAGAGTTATGGGTTAAAAATACCCTAGGACCTAAGTGGGGATTTGTAACATCTTGGCTCATTTGGGCAGCGATGTTTCCTTCTATGGTTGTAGTAGGAACTGGGTTTGCACCAATGGTTGCGTTATTACTGAAGAAAGAAAGTTTAATCGAGAATTCAATGTTTACATTGGCGGTTATTTTAGGATTAGTTTGGTGTATGACACTGTTGAATTTAAAATTTGACATGGCAAAAGTAAATGGTAAATTCGGTATTTGGTTAGGTTTGTATATTCCTGTTGTGATGCTATTTATACTTGGTGTGTTTACCTTTGTAAAAATTGGTTTAAACCCAGATAGTATATTAGGAACCTTTTCATGGTCAAAATTAGTTCCTAAATCGTTCACAAGTGGTTCTGGAATGTACTTTAGTGGGATTATCTTTATTTTCTTAGGAATAGAGATGTCTTCTGTGTTTATTACTCGTCTGAAAAAACCATCTCAACAATATGCTAAAGGTGTTATTACATCCCTTATCTTATTAGCATTGTTCTCATTGGTAAACTCATTTTTAGTAGCAAATGTTATCCCAGCAGGTAAAATCCAATTAAACAATGGTGCTCAACCATTACAATTGTTTGCTGATCGTTTAGGATTACCATATTTTGTTGTCCAAATCTTCTGCTTACTTTCTATTGTGAGTGTGTTGACTAACATGTCTACATGGTTCATTAGTGCACAAAAAACAATTACTGCAAGTGCAAGAGAAGGGGACTTCCCAGAAAAATTCAAATTCTGGAAAACAAATAAATTCAACTCATCAAATACCTTACTATTTGTGCAAGCTATTGCGATTACTATTTTATCAGGAGCATATGTTGTTATCCCTGGAATTAACAAAGTATTCGTTATTATCACAAATAGTGGCACAATGATCTATTGTCTAGCTTATACATTAATGGCTTTAGGATTTATTGCGATGAGAAGAAAATCACCTGATACAGAACACCCTTTCCGTGTAGGTAAAAAAGGAAATGGTCTTGGATTCTTCTTTGCAGGCTTACTGATGGTAACTATCGTGTTTGCTTTAACTTTAACCTTTATGAGTAATACGATTGAAAATTTAATCTTTGTTTTAATCTTTGTCGGTATTCTATTTAGTATCCCATTAATCATCTATAACAAGAAAAAAGCTAGCTGGTTAACTGACGTACAAAAAGAAATGGCCAAAGATAGCACACAAACAACAAATAAATAA
- a CDS encoding C69 family dipeptidase, with translation MCTTVVVGKKATKNGATLIARNCDAEIVIEPVKFIVVPENDVTEGVYKSYLTHFKENYPKKSLRYQMVPYIQYKKYGIFGESGINSKNVAMSATESIFSNTQVLAIDPLTDGLGEDSLVSVVLPYISSAREGVTYLGKLIEEYGSHEGNGVIFSDKDEIWYMEIPCGHHWIAQRVPDDCCAVIANQSIIEEVDFNDPENFMYSEGLREFVDTYHLNPDYEGFNFRHIFGTSSKEDREYNTPRVWYGQNYLGHKVEDPRSSDMPFVFKPNRKLSYEDVGAVLSSHYDETIYDPFNSTDDASRKLFRPISMNRTSQSHILEIRNDVPEEIAAITWINSGPTAFNPYVPFYANSNDTAPSYNNTSMTYDINQAYWMHRTLAVLVERDYDVLKTVNFDYLSAARQLANHMVLETDRAYKAMQSGDVTDFLTKQNKQNVEEMNHLTMTHIGELVKKGLGLSKLTFDITKDV, from the coding sequence ATGTGTACAACTGTCGTAGTAGGAAAGAAAGCAACCAAGAATGGCGCAACATTAATCGCAAGAAATTGTGACGCTGAGATTGTCATTGAACCAGTAAAATTTATTGTGGTTCCTGAAAATGATGTGACTGAAGGTGTGTATAAATCTTATTTAACTCATTTTAAGGAAAACTATCCAAAGAAATCACTCAGATATCAAATGGTACCTTACATTCAATATAAAAAATATGGCATCTTTGGTGAATCTGGTATCAACTCAAAAAATGTAGCAATGAGTGCGACTGAAAGTATCTTTAGTAACACACAAGTTTTAGCCATTGATCCTTTAACAGATGGTCTTGGTGAAGACTCATTAGTTAGTGTGGTATTACCTTATATTTCTTCTGCTAGAGAAGGTGTGACTTATCTAGGAAAACTTATTGAAGAGTATGGTTCTCATGAAGGAAATGGTGTCATCTTTAGTGACAAAGATGAGATTTGGTATATGGAAATTCCATGTGGTCATCATTGGATCGCTCAACGCGTGCCAGATGATTGCTGTGCAGTGATTGCTAACCAATCGATTATTGAAGAAGTTGATTTCAATGACCCAGAAAACTTTATGTATTCAGAAGGATTAAGAGAATTTGTTGACACCTATCATTTAAATCCCGACTATGAAGGATTTAACTTCCGCCATATTTTTGGTACAAGCTCAAAAGAAGATAGAGAATACAACACACCACGTGTATGGTACGGCCAAAATTATTTGGGTCATAAAGTAGAAGACCCAAGAAGTAGTGACATGCCATTTGTCTTTAAACCAAATCGTAAATTGAGCTATGAAGATGTGGGTGCTGTATTAAGTTCTCACTATGATGAAACTATTTATGATCCATTTAATTCAACAGATGATGCGTCTAGAAAGTTATTTAGACCGATTTCAATGAATCGTACCTCTCAATCACACATTTTAGAAATTAGAAATGATGTGCCAGAAGAGATTGCAGCTATTACTTGGATTAACAGTGGACCAACAGCCTTCAATCCGTATGTGCCTTTCTACGCAAATAGTAACGACACTGCACCATCCTACAACAATACAAGTATGACTTATGATATCAACCAAGCTTACTGGATGCATCGGACACTCGCTGTGTTAGTAGAACGAGATTATGACGTACTAAAAACAGTTAACTTTGATTACCTAAGTGCTGCTAGACAGTTAGCAAACCACATGGTATTAGAAACAGATCGCGCGTATAAAGCGATGCAGTCAGGAGATGTTACTGACTTTTTAACAAAACAAAACAAACAAAATGTAGAAGAGATGAATCATTTAACTATGACTCATATCGGCGAATTGGTTAAGAAAGGGTTAGGACTATCAAAACTCACCTTTGATATAACCAAAGACGTATAA